A region of bacterium DNA encodes the following proteins:
- a CDS encoding NAD-dependent epimerase/dehydratase family protein — protein sequence MRCFHEWGYSVLGVDRNAPPDDRLIQSDVAFEAVNLPDARFRSLLREFRPELVIHAAGCAMVGESLRDPLGDFHCNVEATAFVLDQIRRTVPTARVALFSSAAVYGNPQTLPIAESFPLQPLSPYGYHKWQCELLADEYAQLFEMRILVLRIFSAYGEGLRRQVVYDLCRKLRQVTDKIEILGTGKETRDFIHGRDVALAIRVLHESNSTGVFNVGSGEGTSIARLFGILADVLGAGKQARYTGKVRTGDALRWTADIGRLRALGFEPTVFFEAGIRRYAEWFLAQEAAVVDS from the coding sequence ATGCGCTGCTTCCACGAATGGGGATACTCGGTTCTTGGAGTGGATCGAAACGCTCCCCCAGACGATAGATTGATCCAGTCCGATGTAGCCTTTGAAGCCGTGAATCTGCCGGACGCGAGATTTCGTTCACTCTTGAGAGAATTTCGGCCGGAGCTGGTGATTCACGCGGCCGGCTGTGCGATGGTCGGTGAGTCGCTTCGAGATCCGCTGGGCGATTTCCACTGCAACGTGGAAGCAACCGCGTTCGTGCTCGATCAGATCAGACGGACCGTTCCCACGGCCCGCGTGGCACTTTTTTCCAGTGCGGCGGTATACGGAAATCCGCAGACGCTGCCGATAGCAGAGAGTTTTCCGCTGCAGCCGCTATCTCCGTATGGATACCACAAGTGGCAGTGCGAGCTGTTGGCGGATGAGTACGCTCAACTGTTTGAAATGCGAATCCTCGTTCTGCGGATTTTCTCCGCCTATGGTGAGGGACTCCGCCGTCAAGTGGTCTATGATTTATGCAGGAAATTGCGTCAGGTCACCGACAAGATAGAAATCCTCGGCACGGGAAAAGAAACGCGCGACTTCATTCACGGCCGCGACGTCGCATTAGCGATTCGAGTTCTTCACGAATCGAACTCCACGGGCGTTTTCAACGTGGGTTCGGGTGAAGGTACTTCCATCGCACGGCTCTTCGGGATTCTTGCGGATGTCCTCGGCGCAGGAAAACAGGCGCGGTACACGGGGAAGGTGCGAACGGGGGACGCGCTTCGCTGGACGGCGGACATTGGACGACTCCGCGCGCTTGGCTTCGAGCCGACGGTCTTCTTTGAGGCGGGCATCCGACGCTACGCGGAATGGTTTCTCGCGCAGGAGGCCGCCGTTGTTGATTCGTGA
- the asnB gene encoding asparagine synthase (glutamine-hydrolyzing), with product MIASHIGTIVAMCGIAGYLSTNTYPPEVLEDMVEAVRHRGPDAAGFYHDGFYHAGMRRLSINDVAGGDQPLYNRDKTVALLYNGEIYNSPVLRRELEKRGILFRTHSDGEVICHLYEFEGERLFERLDGMFAAALWDVQRRRLILARDIPGEKPLYYSHNHAGELAFASEIGSLVNFPAVAKKLNRQALWDFPTFLWIPEPATVYENVFALPPGHLLIADETGVRLQSYVNRFVSTQHDYSDEEATDETRRLVQEAVRSRLLSDVPIGCFLSSGLDSSLVTTLAARDRTDLSTFTIGFEDVADPYHGRADESPFSEAYARALGTRHHTVRVTADDFRRNLDRFTEHAGQPFAVSSGLGILSVAQAAREHGVKVLLSGDGADEIFGGYSWYEYLNQVNGQMPAPTVSYGEIISMQYVGLPRPRVLNALRTYPPAVRAWAWHYYASERDKAALFSPEIATEAKNSLRHFHEFQNGSPWSAEDTIRQDRLFYFPNEMLQKVDRMTMAFGVEGRVPFAAPALLSFADALRYPQMVRDGTLKWTLRQAFRDILPPAVTNRPKHGFNVPIDHWLKGRWSDLVRETFAPSSPLSRLGLIRSDAEQHARSMLADHRRLTGHTIFCCLQLNRWIERTEGVFV from the coding sequence GTGATCGCGAGCCACATAGGTACCATAGTAGCCATGTGCGGAATCGCCGGATACCTCTCCACGAATACATACCCACCCGAAGTCCTCGAGGATATGGTGGAAGCCGTCCGCCATCGAGGACCGGATGCGGCAGGTTTCTATCATGACGGATTCTACCACGCCGGAATGCGCCGGCTCAGCATCAACGACGTGGCCGGTGGCGATCAACCGCTCTACAATCGCGATAAAACCGTCGCTCTGCTCTACAACGGCGAGATCTACAATTCCCCGGTCTTGCGCCGCGAGCTGGAAAAGCGCGGCATCTTGTTCCGCACCCACTCCGACGGCGAAGTCATCTGCCATCTCTACGAATTCGAAGGTGAGCGTCTCTTCGAGCGGCTCGACGGCATGTTCGCCGCCGCGCTATGGGACGTCCAGCGCCGCCGCTTGATCCTCGCCCGCGACATTCCCGGCGAAAAGCCTCTCTACTACTCCCACAATCACGCCGGTGAACTGGCGTTTGCCTCGGAGATCGGCAGCCTCGTTAATTTCCCGGCTGTCGCGAAGAAGCTGAATCGGCAAGCCCTCTGGGATTTCCCCACGTTTCTCTGGATCCCCGAACCGGCCACCGTCTATGAGAATGTGTTTGCGCTTCCGCCCGGTCATCTGTTGATCGCCGATGAAACGGGCGTTCGTTTGCAGTCTTATGTCAATCGCTTCGTGTCCACTCAGCATGACTACAGCGATGAAGAAGCGACTGACGAAACTCGCCGCCTCGTGCAGGAAGCCGTGCGAAGTCGTTTACTCTCCGACGTTCCCATCGGTTGCTTTTTATCGAGTGGGCTCGATAGCTCCCTGGTGACGACTCTTGCCGCCCGTGATCGAACCGACCTTTCCACGTTTACGATCGGCTTCGAAGACGTGGCCGACCCCTATCACGGGCGGGCCGATGAATCTCCCTTCAGCGAGGCATACGCGCGCGCGCTGGGAACACGGCATCACACCGTCCGCGTCACCGCCGACGACTTTCGCCGAAATCTCGATCGTTTCACCGAGCACGCCGGTCAACCGTTTGCCGTGTCGTCGGGCCTGGGCATTCTATCCGTAGCGCAGGCTGCCCGCGAACACGGAGTGAAGGTGCTGCTGTCCGGCGACGGCGCCGACGAAATCTTTGGCGGCTATTCCTGGTACGAGTATCTCAATCAGGTCAATGGGCAGATGCCCGCGCCGACTGTTTCGTATGGCGAGATTATTTCCATGCAGTACGTCGGTCTGCCTCGGCCGCGCGTCTTGAATGCGCTGCGAACTTATCCGCCCGCCGTCCGCGCCTGGGCTTGGCACTATTATGCCTCCGAGCGGGACAAGGCCGCGCTTTTCTCGCCGGAGATCGCTACCGAGGCGAAGAACTCCCTGCGCCACTTCCACGAGTTTCAAAACGGCTCTCCGTGGTCAGCGGAAGACACGATCCGTCAGGATCGTCTCTTCTATTTCCCGAATGAGATGCTGCAAAAAGTGGATCGCATGACGATGGCTTTCGGCGTGGAAGGGCGAGTGCCGTTCGCCGCTCCCGCGCTGCTCTCGTTTGCCGACGCGCTCCGCTATCCGCAGATGGTTCGCGATGGAACCTTGAAATGGACTCTCCGTCAGGCGTTCCGCGACATTCTCCCGCCCGCGGTGACGAACCGGCCGAAACACGGATTCAACGTCCCCATAGATCACTGGCTGAAAGGTCGCTGGTCCGATCTTGTGCGCGAGACCTTCGCACCCTCGTCGCCGCTGTCCCGTTTGGGACTCATTCGATCCGATGCCGAACAACATGCGCGCTCGATGCTGGCCGATCACCGCCGTCTCACCGGTCATACGATTTTCTGCTGCCTCCAGCTCAATCGCTGGATCGAGCGCACCGAAGGAGTCTTCGTTTGA
- a CDS encoding NAD-dependent epimerase/dehydratase family protein: MKNNQRILVTGGNGMVGKHLNRLQPNAIYVSSQDYNLVREAEVKRMFTETRPTTVIHLAARVGGIFDNIGHPAEFYDENMLMNTLVLREAHRNGVTRFYGLLSTCAYPDVSDHYPLTEEDLHAGPPPPTNFPYAHSKRGLAVQIDAYNRQYGTRYCYLIPCNLYGEYDKFDEGRSHLLPAIVKKIYLANRNRDDKIIVFGDGTPLRQFLHARDLAEIIYLCLKHDVTTNMNVATEENLTIHEIARIALRACDSEHLRIEHDPTKPNGQMRKDVSIVRFRSVFPEFRFTPLETGIRDVYRWYATEQERGNVAPDLDSEKSREQKNRPISERLPV; encoded by the coding sequence ATGAAGAACAACCAACGAATACTGGTAACGGGCGGAAACGGCATGGTGGGCAAACATCTGAACCGCCTCCAGCCGAACGCAATCTACGTTTCATCACAAGACTACAATCTCGTGCGCGAGGCGGAAGTGAAGCGTATGTTCACCGAGACTCGCCCGACGACGGTCATTCATCTGGCCGCTCGCGTGGGCGGGATTTTCGACAACATCGGTCATCCCGCCGAGTTCTACGACGAGAACATGCTGATGAACACGCTGGTTCTGCGCGAAGCACATCGAAATGGAGTAACCCGCTTTTATGGATTGCTCAGTACCTGTGCGTACCCCGACGTGTCCGACCACTATCCATTGACTGAGGAAGACCTACACGCCGGTCCGCCTCCTCCGACGAACTTTCCCTACGCTCATTCCAAGCGGGGACTGGCGGTACAGATTGACGCGTACAACCGCCAATACGGCACTCGCTATTGCTACCTCATTCCCTGCAATCTCTACGGCGAGTACGACAAGTTCGATGAAGGCCGAAGCCACCTTCTGCCCGCGATTGTCAAGAAAATCTATCTGGCGAACAGGAACCGCGACGACAAGATCATCGTCTTCGGTGACGGGACACCGCTGCGGCAGTTCCTGCACGCACGCGATTTGGCGGAAATCATTTATCTTTGTCTGAAGCACGACGTTACGACGAACATGAACGTCGCTACCGAGGAGAACCTCACGATTCACGAGATCGCGCGGATCGCCCTCCGGGCTTGCGATTCCGAGCATTTGCGGATCGAGCATGACCCGACCAAGCCCAACGGACAAATGCGAAAGGACGTGAGCATTGTACGGTTCCGCAGCGTCTTCCCCGAGTTTCGTTTCACGCCGCTGGAAACGGGAATTCGCGACGTCTACCGGTGGTACGCGACGGAGCAGGAGCGAGGGAACGTTGCACCCGACTTGGATTCGGAGAAATCCCGAGAGCAGAAAAACCGCCCGATTAGCGAGCGGTTGCCCGTATAG
- a CDS encoding glycosyltransferase family 2 protein, producing MQEPRFTVYIPCRNYGQYLEQAVESVLRQTVADWELLLIDDGSTDHTAQIVQLYLGDRRIRSYKTDGIGLIGVANLALREARGRYMIRLDGDDYLDENILLVLGHFLDRNLDVALVFPDYYLVDERGGFLSVERRERLQESNYMLDVPANGACTLVRTEILRQLGGYRTDVDAQDGLDLWVKMCRHSRCANVNLPLFYYRRHGKNLTESSFRIFNARRRIKRLTLEAEIGASRPFLACILCRRNYDFMPDIWKANLCGRTLLEWSLDECIQSSLFDEIIVASDTEEVRDVLGRYEDPRLHFFPRYPDETIR from the coding sequence ATGCAAGAACCTCGTTTCACCGTTTACATTCCCTGCCGCAACTACGGCCAGTACCTTGAGCAAGCCGTCGAGAGCGTTCTTCGTCAAACGGTCGCCGATTGGGAGCTGCTGCTCATTGACGACGGCTCGACCGATCATACGGCGCAGATCGTTCAGCTCTATTTGGGGGATCGTCGCATCCGTTCTTACAAAACCGACGGGATCGGTCTCATCGGCGTCGCCAATCTTGCGCTCCGCGAAGCGCGGGGCCGCTACATGATCCGTCTCGACGGCGACGATTACCTTGATGAGAACATCCTGCTTGTTCTCGGTCACTTCCTCGACCGCAATTTGGATGTGGCTCTGGTTTTTCCCGACTATTATCTGGTGGACGAACGGGGCGGTTTTCTTTCCGTGGAACGGCGCGAACGGCTGCAGGAATCCAATTACATGCTCGATGTTCCCGCCAACGGAGCCTGCACGCTGGTGAGAACCGAGATCCTGAGACAATTGGGCGGCTACCGCACCGACGTTGACGCACAGGACGGACTCGATCTATGGGTGAAGATGTGCCGCCATAGCCGTTGCGCCAACGTCAACCTCCCGCTGTTCTATTATCGTCGTCATGGGAAGAATCTCACCGAGTCGAGCTTCCGCATCTTCAACGCCCGCCGCCGCATCAAGCGATTGACGTTGGAGGCCGAAATCGGAGCCTCGCGGCCCTTCCTTGCCTGCATTCTCTGTCGCCGCAACTACGATTTCATGCCCGACATCTGGAAAGCGAACCTCTGCGGGCGAACGCTGCTCGAGTGGTCACTCGATGAATGCATCCAGTCGAGCCTGTTCGATGAAATCATCGTGGCTTCCGATACCGAAGAAGTGCGCGACGTGCTCGGCCGCTACGAGGATCCGCGTTTGCACTTCTTCCCACGGTATCCCGATGAGACCATTCG
- a CDS encoding glycosyltransferase: MSDNPLVTAIVSTYNSERFLRGCLDDLVRQTIADRLEIIVVVSGSEEGEDAIVREYQSRFTNIVGLRTLAREKLYTAWNRACRIAHGKYLTNANTDDRLHPRAYEKMASVLEAFPDVGLVYCDCLETEVENETFETTRSTRHYENIQDHSLYDLLRYCYVGPFPMWRRCLHDEIGYFDDEMTSSSDYEFWIRIASRHKMLHLRETLGLFLSHDCSLSHQNVGAIESEQVMRCARRTIELERVFPDPRIATDPPTRAIALTAMAELCLSGPWYKHPDLALEFLDRAAREGASNVILDNNRAVLLAAVRNRLVDAVHLFEKHLNEPAVRRNLQRLKEWNGLDADLPLEMMLVQHPMVEAARRKHGINPEDVPPLSDNPSRNKSEQSSALSPAEMEG; this comes from the coding sequence ATGTCCGATAATCCTCTCGTCACGGCCATCGTCTCCACCTACAATTCCGAGCGCTTCCTCCGCGGCTGCCTCGATGATCTCGTGCGCCAGACCATCGCCGATCGGCTCGAAATCATCGTCGTCGTCAGCGGATCGGAGGAGGGCGAAGACGCGATTGTGCGTGAGTATCAGTCACGATTCACGAATATCGTCGGTCTGAGAACTCTGGCCCGCGAGAAGCTCTACACTGCCTGGAATCGCGCCTGCCGCATCGCTCATGGCAAGTACCTGACGAACGCCAACACGGATGATCGCCTCCACCCGCGAGCCTATGAGAAAATGGCCTCCGTACTCGAGGCCTTCCCCGACGTTGGACTCGTCTACTGCGACTGTCTCGAAACCGAAGTGGAAAACGAGACTTTCGAGACGACGCGTTCGACCCGTCACTACGAGAACATTCAGGACCACTCTCTCTACGACTTGCTCCGCTACTGCTACGTCGGGCCGTTTCCCATGTGGCGGCGCTGTTTGCACGATGAGATCGGCTATTTCGACGACGAAATGACGTCCTCGTCCGACTATGAATTCTGGATTCGCATCGCCTCCCGCCATAAGATGCTGCATCTTCGCGAAACGCTCGGCCTGTTCCTGTCCCACGATTGCAGCTTGTCTCATCAGAATGTCGGTGCCATCGAATCCGAACAAGTCATGCGCTGTGCCCGTCGTACAATTGAGTTAGAGCGGGTATTTCCCGATCCCCGCATCGCGACCGATCCGCCCACGCGAGCCATCGCGCTAACGGCAATGGCGGAACTCTGCTTGTCCGGACCGTGGTACAAGCATCCCGACCTCGCGCTGGAGTTCCTCGACCGCGCGGCTCGTGAGGGTGCGTCAAACGTCATTCTCGACAACAACCGCGCGGTGCTTCTCGCCGCCGTTCGCAATCGCCTGGTGGATGCCGTACATCTCTTCGAAAAACACCTCAACGAACCGGCAGTGCGTCGGAATCTACAGCGCCTGAAAGAATGGAATGGTCTCGATGCCGATCTGCCGCTGGAAATGATGCTCGTCCAACATCCGATGGTGGAGGCCGCCCGGCGGAAGCATGGGATTAATCCGGAAGACGTACCGCCCTTATCCGACAATCCGTCTCGCAACAAAAGCGAGCAGTCGTCCGCCTTGAGTCCGGCCGAAATGGAGGGCTGA
- a CDS encoding CPBP family intramembrane metalloprotease, with translation MLAYGMVLKLLRAVELALLFLLLPLLYVLDILAVPVLLMLALFTVICCVILLRDPAFDRKRLCNSGGFRARLPVMLRGFAVNAVVITLAVIVFDPDLLFAFLRRAPAIWAIVMVFYPLVSVYPQELVYRAFFFHRYRILFPKRWMMMAASTAVFGYTHIVFENPLAVVMTLIGGWLFARTYERSRSVLACTVEHALYGCFIFTIGLGLHFYHGAVR, from the coding sequence GTGCTCGCTTACGGCATGGTTCTGAAGCTGCTTCGCGCCGTGGAGCTGGCATTGCTCTTTTTGCTGCTGCCACTCCTCTACGTTCTGGATATTCTGGCCGTGCCGGTGCTGCTGATGCTGGCACTGTTCACGGTGATCTGCTGTGTCATTCTGCTGCGAGATCCCGCGTTCGACCGGAAACGGCTTTGTAACAGCGGGGGCTTTCGCGCCCGATTGCCGGTTATGCTGCGCGGATTTGCGGTCAACGCGGTGGTGATCACTCTGGCCGTGATCGTATTCGATCCCGACCTGCTCTTCGCTTTCCTGCGGCGAGCGCCCGCGATCTGGGCGATCGTGATGGTATTCTATCCTCTGGTTTCGGTCTATCCGCAGGAATTGGTGTATCGGGCGTTCTTCTTCCATCGCTATCGCATATTGTTTCCGAAGCGATGGATGATGATGGCGGCGAGCACGGCGGTATTCGGCTACACGCACATCGTTTTCGAGAATCCGCTGGCCGTGGTGATGACGCTGATCGGCGGCTGGTTGTTCGCCCGCACCTACGAACGGAGCCGATCGGTGCTGGCCTGCACGGTGGAGCACGCTCTGTATGGCTGCTTCATTTTCACGATCGGACTGGGACTGCACTTCTATCACGGAGCGGTGAGATGA
- a CDS encoding N-acetylneuraminate synthase family protein, with product MIEIIAEIGQNHNGDMCLARDLICAAKEAGADVAKFQIFDARALFSKNGNPWYEYNLKTELTERQVVELAAECRRVGIEFMASVFDPVRVGWLEELKVKRYKVASCSIRNEKLLQALTATAKPLIVSLGQWNEPRFPAIATDARVDFLYCVSKYPTPLSDVHLSGVDFTRFAGFSDHTVGINASVAAMARGARIIEKHFTLDRNTYGPDHICSMSPEELRDLCRIRNELRQIL from the coding sequence TTGATCGAAATCATCGCCGAAATCGGGCAAAATCACAACGGAGACATGTGCCTCGCGAGAGATCTCATCTGCGCGGCCAAGGAAGCCGGAGCCGACGTCGCCAAGTTTCAGATTTTCGATGCGCGCGCACTGTTCTCCAAAAATGGAAATCCGTGGTACGAGTACAATCTCAAGACCGAGCTGACGGAGCGGCAAGTCGTCGAATTGGCCGCCGAGTGCCGGCGAGTCGGCATCGAGTTCATGGCCTCGGTTTTCGATCCTGTCCGTGTCGGGTGGCTCGAAGAGCTCAAGGTGAAGCGATACAAGGTGGCCTCCTGCTCGATCCGCAATGAGAAGCTCCTGCAAGCCCTGACGGCGACCGCCAAGCCGCTCATCGTTTCGCTCGGCCAGTGGAACGAGCCGCGCTTCCCGGCGATCGCTACCGATGCGCGAGTGGATTTCCTTTATTGCGTATCCAAGTATCCGACGCCCTTGAGCGACGTTCATCTGAGTGGGGTGGACTTCACGCGCTTCGCCGGTTTCAGCGACCACACCGTCGGCATCAACGCTTCAGTGGCGGCGATGGCCCGCGGCGCGCGCATCATCGAGAAGCATTTCACGCTCGATAGGAATACGTACGGCCCCGATCACATCTGCAGCATGTCGCCTGAAGAACTTCGCGATCTGTGCCGAATCCGAAACGAACTGAGGCAAATCCTCTAA
- a CDS encoding class I SAM-dependent methyltransferase codes for MIQLGTPPQQIGPDGSASYDEAVRLCRINRFEEAARKLDGVLAEEPDHAPARELLDELRRAGIGVSSAPKKENLEASTHPSRAPAFGPTTLARIATSPESWREILDFHSDLASDAYVNRMDCYYRKCRERFGDHWYYFDITNVLYAASKTLRPRNYLEIGVRRGRSVCTVARGCPSVNIVGFDLWVPDYAGMENPGPDFVKSELARHAHVGTLELITGNSHDAVPEYFRRHPQQTFDLITVDGDHSEAGALDDLLNVIPRLSTGGVLVFDDIAHPEHPYLLNVWRDAVKGRTELRTFEYTETGYGVAFAILQEK; via the coding sequence ATGATACAACTCGGCACCCCCCCCCAGCAGATTGGCCCGGACGGATCCGCATCCTACGACGAGGCCGTTCGTCTCTGCCGAATCAATCGCTTCGAAGAGGCAGCGCGAAAGCTAGACGGAGTGCTGGCTGAAGAGCCGGATCACGCGCCGGCTCGTGAACTACTCGACGAACTGCGTCGAGCCGGCATCGGAGTATCCTCAGCTCCCAAGAAAGAGAATCTCGAAGCGAGCACACATCCATCTCGCGCCCCGGCTTTCGGTCCGACGACGCTGGCGCGAATTGCGACGTCACCGGAGTCTTGGAGAGAGATTCTCGATTTCCACTCTGATCTGGCTAGCGACGCCTACGTGAACCGGATGGATTGCTACTATCGGAAATGTCGCGAGAGGTTCGGCGATCACTGGTATTACTTCGACATCACCAACGTTCTGTACGCCGCGTCGAAAACGCTGCGGCCGCGCAATTATCTCGAAATCGGAGTTCGGCGGGGACGCAGCGTCTGTACGGTGGCTCGCGGTTGTCCCTCGGTAAACATCGTCGGATTCGACCTGTGGGTTCCGGACTACGCGGGAATGGAGAATCCGGGACCGGACTTCGTGAAAAGCGAACTTGCTCGCCACGCTCACGTCGGAACGCTTGAGCTCATCACGGGCAACAGTCATGATGCGGTTCCCGAGTATTTTCGGCGGCATCCCCAACAAACGTTCGACCTGATCACGGTGGACGGCGATCACTCGGAGGCGGGCGCGCTCGACGACCTCCTGAATGTGATTCCGCGATTGTCTACGGGCGGAGTGCTGGTGTTCGACGACATCGCTCACCCCGAACATCCGTATCTGCTCAACGTTTGGCGAGATGCCGTGAAGGGGCGAACGGAGCTACGCACTTTCGAATACACGGAGACGGGATATGGAGTGGCGTTTGCGATTCTTCAGGAGAAGTAG
- a CDS encoding glycosyltransferase family 4 protein, whose product MIREVRVGVPLIGGQHWLGGVTYLESLLRALATLKADERPRLYLIVQDETLPHLALHEPFVELVDGVVHWGHRETMLAQAGIRPRHVFRTEAELNQFIDFRFPIPCNVLPGVCSGSWIPDFQHVRLPEFFASDEIALRTRLFTDIARQARLVVLSSRDAERDFRRIYPESTAELRTLPFHVSLPSRLFNEDPRRVQRKYDLPNEYLICCNQFWKHKNHLLLFEAFARLAESGRIVHLVCTGSIEDYRHPDYFVEVLRRVRELGIERRVRILGTIPRADQLQLIRRAQALIQPSLFEGWSTVVEDGRALGKRMLLSDLPVHREQAPEGAVFFRRDSVDDLTKELSDLLPSLRQGPDLAEENSAQKRNRKLIRTFAERLCEIVIEAHFLYGRPVRGMSPRLWAILGEPTSSASARCNLPVAAV is encoded by the coding sequence TTGATTCGTGAAGTACGCGTCGGAGTTCCGCTCATCGGCGGGCAACACTGGCTGGGCGGCGTGACGTACCTGGAATCGCTCTTGCGCGCGCTGGCCACTCTGAAAGCCGACGAGCGTCCCCGTTTGTATCTCATCGTACAGGACGAGACTCTTCCCCATCTGGCGTTGCACGAGCCGTTTGTAGAGTTGGTGGATGGAGTGGTTCACTGGGGTCATCGCGAGACGATGCTTGCGCAGGCGGGGATTCGGCCCCGGCACGTGTTTCGCACCGAAGCGGAGTTGAATCAGTTCATTGACTTTCGGTTCCCCATCCCCTGCAACGTGCTGCCGGGAGTATGTTCGGGCTCATGGATTCCCGATTTTCAGCATGTGCGGTTGCCGGAATTCTTCGCGAGTGATGAGATCGCTCTTCGCACGCGATTGTTCACGGATATTGCACGGCAGGCACGACTGGTGGTTTTGAGCAGCCGCGACGCAGAACGGGATTTCCGGAGGATCTACCCCGAATCCACTGCGGAGCTGCGAACGCTTCCGTTTCACGTGTCGCTACCGTCGAGACTTTTTAACGAAGATCCGAGACGTGTGCAGCGCAAGTATGATCTGCCAAATGAATATCTGATCTGCTGCAATCAGTTTTGGAAGCACAAGAATCATCTGCTGCTGTTCGAAGCGTTCGCCCGCCTTGCTGAAAGCGGCCGAATCGTCCATCTGGTTTGTACGGGGAGCATCGAGGACTATCGTCATCCCGACTATTTTGTCGAGGTACTGCGTCGGGTTCGTGAATTGGGAATCGAGCGACGTGTTCGCATTCTGGGGACGATTCCGCGCGCGGATCAGCTTCAGCTCATCCGCCGGGCACAGGCGCTCATTCAACCGTCCCTGTTCGAGGGATGGAGCACTGTAGTTGAGGACGGACGAGCCTTGGGGAAGCGAATGCTGCTCTCGGATCTACCCGTCCATCGGGAGCAAGCTCCCGAGGGAGCGGTTTTCTTTCGCAGAGACAGCGTGGATGATCTGACGAAGGAGCTCTCCGATCTTCTGCCGTCCCTTCGGCAGGGACCCGATCTTGCGGAAGAGAATTCCGCACAAAAGAGAAATCGCAAATTGATCCGTACTTTCGCGGAACGGCTTTGCGAGATCGTGATCGAGGCGCATTTTCTGTATGGAAGACCCGTTCGAGGAATGAGTCCCCGACTGTGGGCGATTCTTGGCGAACCCACATCGTCGGCCTCGGCGCGGTGCAATCTACCGGTGGCTGCGGTTTAG